From Paenibacillus sp. V4I7, one genomic window encodes:
- a CDS encoding serine hydrolase has protein sequence MKNKNNPLVGSGNGTKTLSLTATGTQNKQVHVLNKSIPQVTINSDSISAITDNDWPTQGWKTSTPEAQGMNSAGLAKMLEVFRDQQVHSAAVIRNGHLVAEAYNESTQADLPQDVKSVTKSVTSALIGIALSERKLISLDQRLAAFFPELESDPLKSKIMLKHLLNMTSGLSWNNENEQSSTEMMYSPDWVQNVLERPAKNQPGTVFNYSNGDAHLLSAVLQKVTGESMFDYAKSRLFEPLGITDVNWNHDPGGCTIGAWALALTLRDIAKIGYLYLKEGEWEDKTIIPKSWIRESVTKRVFLNYSNGTQGGYGYYWWSKPLAQGLVRGSKKQHEVYYASGSGGRRIFVIPDLQLVVAATAHSADVDMPEQLLNHVVQAIRSDKPIQENSDAFDGLGQAIEAFKLGLE, from the coding sequence ATGAAAAACAAAAATAACCCACTTGTCGGAAGTGGAAATGGAACAAAAACCCTTTCTTTGACAGCGACTGGAACCCAAAATAAACAAGTTCATGTTTTGAACAAATCGATCCCTCAAGTGACCATCAATTCTGATAGTATTTCAGCAATAACAGATAATGATTGGCCCACACAAGGTTGGAAAACATCTACGCCAGAGGCGCAAGGGATGAACTCGGCTGGACTAGCCAAGATGCTCGAAGTTTTTCGTGACCAACAGGTACATAGTGCAGCGGTTATCCGTAACGGACATTTGGTTGCTGAAGCTTATAATGAGAGCACCCAAGCTGATTTACCACAAGATGTGAAGTCCGTAACCAAAAGCGTGACGTCCGCATTGATCGGTATTGCTTTATCGGAGCGTAAGCTGATAAGTTTGGATCAGAGGCTTGCTGCGTTTTTTCCCGAGTTAGAAAGTGATCCTTTGAAGTCAAAGATCATGTTAAAGCATTTGCTTAACATGACCTCGGGGCTATCGTGGAACAATGAAAACGAACAATCCTCAACGGAAATGATGTACTCACCGGACTGGGTGCAAAATGTTCTGGAACGCCCAGCTAAGAACCAGCCTGGTACAGTATTTAATTACAGCAATGGTGATGCACATCTTCTGTCTGCTGTCCTGCAAAAGGTAACAGGCGAGTCCATGTTTGACTATGCCAAATCCCGCTTATTCGAGCCGCTTGGTATTACAGATGTAAACTGGAATCATGATCCTGGGGGCTGCACGATTGGGGCTTGGGCTCTGGCATTAACGTTAAGGGACATCGCCAAAATTGGCTATCTGTATCTGAAGGAAGGCGAGTGGGAAGACAAGACCATTATTCCGAAGTCATGGATCCGGGAGTCGGTGACTAAGCGCGTATTCCTCAATTACAGTAACGGCACACAAGGTGGTTATGGCTATTATTGGTGGTCCAAGCCTTTGGCTCAGGGGCTAGTCAGAGGAAGCAAAAAGCAGCATGAAGTTTACTATGCATCTGGTTCAGGAGGAAGGCGCATATTTGTCATCCCTGATCTACAATTAGTCGTTGCAGCTACAGCGCATTCGGCGGATGTGGACATGCCAGAACAACTGCTGAACCATGTGGTTCAAGCTATTAGATCGGATAAGCCTATTCAAGAGAATTCGGATGCTTTTGATGGATTGGGTCAGGCTATTGAGGCTTTTAAGCTGGGATTAGAGTAG
- a CDS encoding GDSL-type esterase/lipase family protein encodes MSARQRVPFIKPGNFSFNAAADRLRAAYDGFNEQILFHHIAVNFVFIGESITQFWDLQVYFSSSSNFIVNRGISGDITPIMLRRFPADVIQLKPIYVHILGGTNNTWRLDAVDMRERRTPEQINHEILSNITSMVRLSKSSGIIPIVGSNLPTGRDIPCFPFEPLIRCPNNSTGVRNELLAFSNRALKHMADYEGVIYVDYHASLVGPDGKTLRSELSDDSLHPNVLGYNIMANVLRKTLSEKGIII; translated from the coding sequence TTGTCCGCTAGACAAAGAGTACCATTCATCAAGCCAGGCAACTTTTCATTCAATGCAGCCGCTGACCGTTTGCGTGCCGCTTACGACGGCTTTAACGAACAAATCCTGTTTCATCATATCGCAGTTAATTTTGTTTTCATCGGTGAATCCATCACACAATTTTGGGATTTACAAGTCTATTTCAGTTCATCCAGTAATTTCATTGTCAACCGCGGGATTTCGGGAGACATAACACCGATTATGCTTCGACGTTTTCCTGCCGATGTTATTCAATTAAAGCCCATATATGTACATATTTTAGGGGGAACGAACAATACATGGAGACTTGATGCCGTAGATATGCGCGAACGAAGAACACCCGAACAAATCAATCATGAGATTCTAAGCAATATCACGTCGATGGTTCGATTGTCCAAAAGCAGCGGCATAATACCAATTGTCGGTTCGAACCTGCCTACTGGTAGAGATATTCCTTGCTTCCCCTTCGAACCGTTGATTCGTTGTCCCAACAACAGCACAGGTGTCCGTAATGAACTACTTGCATTCTCAAACCGAGCACTCAAACATATGGCAGATTATGAAGGAGTTATCTATGTTGACTATCATGCCAGTCTCGTGGGTCCGGACGGCAAAACGTTGCGATCGGAATTGTCGGACGACTCCCTTCATCCAAATGTGCTCGGCTATAATATAATGGCAAATGTTTTGCGTAAAACTTTGTCTGAAAAAGGAATTATCATTTAA
- a CDS encoding DUF3024 domain-containing protein: protein MEKKIPKHLNNQIRMVYKFRGNNVTLIEKREPFRGTEWTQLDIAQFRLESNEWKVYWRDSKDKWHWVDYIHPDSNFEKQLQLVDQDNTGVFWG, encoded by the coding sequence ATGGAGAAGAAAATTCCCAAGCATTTAAACAACCAGATTCGGATGGTGTATAAATTTAGAGGGAACAATGTGACACTCATCGAGAAAAGGGAACCTTTTAGGGGTACGGAATGGACCCAATTAGACATTGCACAGTTCAGATTAGAATCAAATGAATGGAAAGTCTATTGGAGAGACAGTAAGGATAAGTGGCACTGGGTTGATTATATCCATCCAGATAGTAATTTTGAAAAACAATTACAATTAGTTGATCAGGACAATACGGGAGTGTTTTGGGGATAA
- a CDS encoding DUF4362 domain-containing protein: MRRIVCLILFVLVLSACNSYTLQDAKNNGDIIVGHLGPMNFEKIDSFITDFEKQKASKLRITSYSVEGDPILSDLYYDGKQINYTFDNSRDKHGGNQKGKDKTSCNKIEKRSVTREDSTKGFEYILTDCKEIIGFHSPDKDEIYLMFKAQ; this comes from the coding sequence ATGAGGAGAATAGTTTGTCTTATTCTTTTTGTATTAGTACTATCAGCTTGTAATTCATACACTCTTCAAGACGCAAAGAATAATGGAGATATTATTGTAGGTCATCTAGGGCCAATGAACTTTGAAAAGATTGATTCTTTTATTACTGATTTTGAAAAGCAGAAAGCATCTAAACTCCGAATTACTAGTTACTCAGTGGAAGGGGATCCAATATTAAGCGATCTCTATTATGATGGGAAGCAAATTAACTATACATTTGATAACTCAAGAGATAAACATGGTGGAAACCAAAAAGGGAAAGATAAAACATCGTGCAATAAAATTGAGAAGAGAAGTGTAACGAGAGAGGACAGTACAAAGGGATTTGAATATATCTTAACGGATTGCAAAGAGATTATTGGTTTTCATTCTCCTGATAAAGATGAAATTTACTTAATGTTTAAAGCTCAGTAA
- a CDS encoding DEAD/DEAH box helicase, producing the protein MGIRSFTDYNLSEDIVRALQSLGYEQPTDVQNEVIPIALQEKDLTVKSRTGSGKTAAFGIPICELVEWEENRPQALILTPTRELADQVKQDITNIGRFKRIKAVALYGKQPFAKQKIELHQKCHVVVGTPGRVLDHIQKGTLDLERLKYLVIDEADEMLRMGFIEQVGAIIDELPTDRMTMLFSATLPKDVEQLCHRYMRKPIDIEIQTPEASKVQIEHAIITVRENDKFNVLKDVFVVENPDNCIIFCRTQEHVDYLYRQLEQLDYPCDKIHGGMIQDDRFLVMNAFKRGEFRFLIATDVAARGIDVEDITHVINYDLPLEKESYVHRIGRTGRAGKTGKAITFVTPNEDKFLADIEGYLGFEIPRKDAPTAEEVTLGQPAFDQKMQATPVIKRDKSDQLNKGIMKLYFNGGKKKKIRAVDFVGTLAKIEGVTADDIGIITIQDNVSYVDILNGKGPLVLKMMKNTTIKGKLLKVHEANK; encoded by the coding sequence GTGGGTATAAGAAGTTTTACGGATTACAATTTGAGTGAAGATATCGTACGGGCGCTTCAAAGTTTAGGATATGAGCAGCCGACAGATGTGCAGAACGAAGTGATTCCTATCGCGCTGCAGGAGAAGGATCTCACGGTGAAGTCACGTACGGGAAGCGGGAAGACGGCGGCGTTCGGTATACCGATTTGTGAATTGGTGGAGTGGGAAGAGAACAGACCGCAGGCACTGATTTTGACACCGACGAGAGAGCTGGCCGACCAAGTAAAGCAGGATATCACGAATATCGGGAGATTCAAGCGGATTAAAGCGGTGGCTCTGTATGGGAAGCAACCTTTCGCGAAGCAAAAGATTGAGCTGCACCAGAAGTGCCATGTTGTTGTTGGGACGCCGGGCCGCGTGCTGGATCATATTCAAAAAGGGACGCTGGACCTGGAGCGGCTGAAATATCTAGTCATCGATGAAGCGGATGAGATGCTGCGGATGGGCTTTATTGAGCAGGTAGGGGCGATTATAGATGAGCTGCCAACGGATCGCATGACGATGTTATTTTCGGCAACTCTTCCAAAAGACGTGGAACAATTATGCCATCGATATATGCGTAAACCTATTGATATTGAAATTCAAACGCCGGAGGCTTCCAAGGTTCAGATTGAGCATGCTATCATAACGGTTCGAGAAAACGATAAGTTTAATGTGCTTAAGGATGTCTTCGTGGTGGAGAATCCCGACAATTGCATCATTTTCTGTCGGACGCAAGAACATGTTGACTACTTATATAGACAGTTGGAGCAGCTAGACTATCCATGTGACAAAATCCACGGTGGCATGATACAGGACGATCGATTCCTAGTCATGAATGCTTTTAAAAGAGGGGAATTCCGTTTCTTAATTGCCACGGATGTCGCGGCGCGAGGGATTGATGTGGAGGATATCACACACGTCATTAACTACGATCTTCCGCTTGAAAAAGAAAGCTATGTCCACCGAATCGGAAGAACCGGTCGTGCGGGGAAGACGGGCAAGGCGATTACGTTTGTTACGCCAAATGAGGACAAGTTTCTAGCTGATATTGAAGGCTATCTTGGGTTCGAAATACCGAGAAAAGACGCTCCCACTGCGGAAGAGGTTACACTTGGTCAACCGGCTTTTGATCAGAAAATGCAGGCGACGCCTGTCATTAAGAGGGATAAAAGTGACCAATTGAACAAGGGAATCATGAAGCTCTATTTTAACGGCGGGAAAAAGAAAAAGATTCGGGCGGTAGACTTTGTGGGAACCCTGGCCAAAATTGAAGGTGTGACGGCTGACGATATCGGGATCATTACGATTCAGGACAATGTGTCGTATGTGGACATTTTAAATGGTAAGGGTCCGCTGGTGCTCAAAATGATGAAGAATACGACGATTAAAGGTAAGCTGCTGAAGGTGCATGAAGCGAATAAGTAA